In a single window of the Oecophyllibacter saccharovorans genome:
- a CDS encoding electron transfer flavoprotein-ubiquinone oxidoreductase: MAYDVVIVGGGPAGLSAAIRLKQLDPERSVCLIEKGSEIGAQIVSGAVIEPRALNELLPDWKERGAPLNTPVTEEKLLYLTPTKAFPIPALHLFMPAMDNRGNYVISLGDFCRWLAEQAEALGVEIYPGFAGAHLHVNHEGRVEGVVTGDMGVGRDGKPRSDFAPGMLLRGRQVILSEGARGSLSGEAMSRFFLREGVDPQTYGLGIKEVWEIPKENHRPGFVQHSFGWPMDNHTYGGAFLYHFGENLVSYGFVTALDYQNPWLSPFEEMQRTKLHPAFRPHFEGGRRLTYGARVITEGGLQSLPRLSFPGGVLTGDSAGFLNMPKIKGTHTAMKSGMLAAEAVHEALEQNAFEATSYQTRVQESWLWSELYTARNIRPSFSKWGMMGGALYSGVDSLLFRGHAPWTLHHHRPDCDTLRHADHCRKPDYPKPDNTLTFDRPSSLYLSNISYDENQPCHLKLRDQHLWASVNERLYAAPETRYCPAGVYEVETSGEDERPKLRINAQNCLQCKSCDIKDPAQDIHWTVPEGGSGPNYPSGM, from the coding sequence ATGGCTTATGACGTCGTCATCGTCGGTGGCGGGCCGGCGGGGCTTTCTGCTGCGATCCGCCTCAAGCAACTCGATCCGGAACGCTCGGTGTGCCTGATCGAGAAAGGCAGCGAGATCGGTGCCCAGATTGTCTCCGGCGCCGTGATCGAACCCCGCGCCCTGAACGAGCTTCTGCCGGACTGGAAAGAGCGCGGTGCACCGCTCAACACGCCGGTGACCGAAGAAAAGCTGCTTTACCTCACGCCCACCAAAGCCTTTCCCATTCCGGCCCTGCATCTTTTCATGCCTGCCATGGACAATCGGGGCAATTACGTCATTTCCCTGGGGGATTTCTGCCGCTGGCTTGCCGAACAGGCGGAAGCGCTGGGGGTGGAGATCTATCCCGGTTTTGCCGGCGCGCATCTGCATGTCAATCACGAGGGGCGCGTTGAAGGCGTGGTCACCGGAGACATGGGTGTGGGACGTGATGGCAAGCCGCGCAGCGATTTCGCCCCTGGCATGCTGCTGCGTGGCCGTCAGGTCATTCTTTCCGAAGGCGCGCGCGGCTCGTTGAGCGGCGAGGCCATGAGCCGCTTCTTTCTGCGTGAGGGAGTCGATCCCCAGACCTACGGCCTCGGCATCAAGGAAGTCTGGGAAATTCCCAAGGAGAATCACCGCCCGGGCTTCGTACAGCACAGCTTCGGCTGGCCGATGGACAATCACACCTACGGAGGGGCGTTCCTCTATCATTTCGGTGAGAACCTGGTCAGCTATGGCTTTGTCACAGCGCTTGACTACCAGAACCCCTGGCTCTCTCCCTTCGAGGAGATGCAGCGCACCAAGCTTCACCCCGCTTTCCGGCCGCATTTTGAAGGCGGGCGGCGCCTGACCTATGGCGCGCGCGTCATCACCGAGGGCGGCCTGCAGTCTCTGCCACGTCTCTCTTTCCCAGGCGGCGTGCTGACAGGCGACAGCGCCGGTTTTCTCAACATGCCCAAGATCAAAGGCACCCATACCGCCATGAAGTCAGGCATGCTGGCCGCTGAAGCCGTGCATGAGGCCCTGGAGCAGAACGCGTTTGAAGCCACCAGCTACCAGACCCGCGTGCAGGAATCGTGGCTGTGGTCGGAGCTGTATACAGCGCGCAACATCCGCCCTTCCTTCTCCAAATGGGGCATGATGGGAGGCGCGCTCTACAGCGGTGTGGACAGCCTGCTCTTCCGCGGTCATGCACCCTGGACCCTGCACCATCACCGCCCGGACTGCGACACGCTGCGCCATGCCGATCACTGCCGCAAACCGGATTATCCCAAACCCGACAACACGCTGACCTTCGATCGCCCGAGCTCGCTCTATCTCAGCAATATCAGCTATGACGAGAACCAGCCCTGCCACCTGAAGCTGCGCGATCAGCACCTGTGGGCTTCGGTCAATGAGCGCCTCTATGCCGCCCCTGAAACCCGCTACTGCCCGGCAGGCGTATATGAAGTGGAAACGAGCGGGGAGGATGAACGGCCGAAACTGCGCATCAACGCGCAGAACTGCCTGCAGTGCAAAAGCTGCGACATCAAGGATCCTGCCCAGGACATTCACTGGACCGTGCCCGAAGGCGGCAGCGGACCGAACTATCCCTCCGGCATGTGA
- a CDS encoding electron transfer flavoprotein subunit beta/FixA family protein encodes MKVLVPVKRVVDYNIKPRVAADGSGVETQGLKMSMNPFDEVALEEAVRLRENGGAAEVIVVAIGPKATADTLRTAMAMGADRAIHILTDEAAGHDGGIEPLAMAHLLEEVVKKEQPGLVSIGKQAIDDDMSVTGQILAARLGWPQATFASKLELLPEGRARVTREIDGGVEVVEVSLPAVITADLRLNNPRFATLPNIMKARKKPIETIEAGSLGADTKPRLETLNVREPAERKPGIIVSSVEELLDKLKNEAKVL; translated from the coding sequence ATGAAGGTTCTTGTACCCGTCAAACGGGTCGTTGATTACAACATCAAGCCCCGTGTGGCTGCCGATGGCAGCGGCGTCGAGACGCAAGGGCTGAAGATGTCCATGAATCCGTTTGATGAAGTGGCTCTGGAAGAAGCCGTGCGGCTGCGTGAGAACGGAGGGGCAGCTGAAGTCATCGTCGTGGCCATCGGTCCAAAGGCGACAGCAGACACGTTGCGCACCGCCATGGCCATGGGGGCTGACCGGGCCATCCATATCCTGACTGATGAAGCGGCCGGACATGACGGGGGAATTGAACCCCTGGCCATGGCCCACCTGCTTGAGGAAGTGGTGAAAAAGGAGCAGCCCGGACTGGTCAGCATCGGCAAACAGGCTATTGACGACGACATGAGCGTGACAGGCCAGATCCTGGCCGCACGCCTTGGCTGGCCACAAGCCACATTTGCCAGCAAGCTCGAGCTCCTGCCGGAAGGCCGCGCCCGCGTCACACGCGAGATCGATGGCGGAGTGGAAGTGGTGGAGGTGAGCCTGCCTGCCGTCATCACGGCGGATCTGCGCCTCAATAATCCACGTTTTGCCACGCTGCCCAACATCATGAAAGCGCGCAAGAAACCGATCGAGACGATCGAGGCCGGTTCTCTCGGCGCCGACACCAAACCGCGCCTTGAAACCCTCAACGTGCGCGAACCCGCTGAACGCAAGCCCGGGATCATTGTCAGCAGCGTCGAAGAGCTGCTCGACAAGCTCAAGAACGAAGCGAAGGTGCTCTGA
- a CDS encoding FAD-binding protein: MSVLLMLESEAGKLRKSARAALAAARRLAGKAEHKIDVLLFSGSGGHDGQQAAEEASRLPGVGKVLHAPTHPLAEQAAPFLAQHARNYTHVVAPASATGKDVLPRAAGLVDVQPITDVVEVIDEATFVRPIYAGNALATVRSSDPVKMLTVRPSSFEAAEGESETPAPVETVQLPETSQARFIKRDLASSERPDLESARVVISGGKGLKDTDHFHKLLEPVADKLGAAIGASRAAVDAGFAPNEMQVGQTGKIVAPELYVAVGLSGAIQHLAGMKDSRVIVAINLDPEAPIFRVADYGIVGDLFEILPQLQEKL, translated from the coding sequence ATGTCCGTTCTTCTCATGCTTGAAAGCGAAGCCGGCAAGCTCCGCAAATCCGCCCGTGCCGCCCTCGCCGCCGCCCGTCGCCTGGCCGGAAAGGCGGAGCACAAGATTGATGTTCTCCTGTTCAGCGGTTCCGGCGGGCATGACGGCCAGCAGGCCGCTGAGGAAGCATCCCGGCTGCCCGGGGTTGGCAAGGTCCTGCATGCGCCGACCCATCCCCTGGCCGAGCAGGCTGCGCCCTTTCTGGCCCAGCATGCCCGCAACTACACCCATGTTGTCGCCCCTGCCTCAGCCACAGGCAAGGACGTGCTGCCGCGCGCGGCAGGACTGGTGGACGTGCAGCCGATCACCGATGTGGTGGAGGTCATTGATGAGGCCACCTTCGTGCGCCCCATCTATGCCGGCAATGCCCTGGCAACCGTGCGCTCCAGCGATCCGGTCAAAATGCTGACGGTCCGGCCCTCCAGCTTTGAAGCGGCAGAAGGCGAAAGCGAAACGCCTGCGCCGGTGGAAACAGTCCAGCTGCCTGAAACCTCCCAGGCGCGCTTCATAAAACGCGATCTGGCCAGCTCTGAGCGTCCGGATCTGGAATCGGCCCGCGTGGTGATCTCAGGTGGCAAGGGGCTTAAGGATACTGATCATTTCCACAAGCTGCTGGAACCCGTCGCAGACAAGCTCGGCGCTGCGATCGGTGCCTCCCGTGCTGCAGTGGATGCCGGTTTCGCCCCCAATGAAATGCAGGTCGGCCAGACCGGCAAGATCGTTGCGCCCGAGCTCTACGTGGCTGTTGGGCTTTCGGGTGCCATTCAGCATCTGGCAGGCATGAAGGACAGCCGGGTGATCGTGGCAATCAACCTGGATCCTGAAGCGCCCATCTTTCGCGTGGCTGATTATGGCATCGTGGGCGACCTGTTTGAGATCCTGCCCCAGCTGCAGGAAAAACTCTGA